Within the Anguilla rostrata isolate EN2019 chromosome 6, ASM1855537v3, whole genome shotgun sequence genome, the region CAGAATAAGCCTGGCTGTGACTCACTGTTCCAACAAGCACCCACCTCTAGGAAGCATGGCACAGCCTCAACAATGCAGTtcataaataactaaaaagaatgcataaattaaatcaaataacaTACAAATTACAGGCGTTAAACCAGCTGGTCCAGAATTCACATTTAATTGTAGACACCAAATCAGCCTCAATtagtttctctttttcccctattctgattggctgcccgatttgaatgtgaaatgtggaCTGATCGCCACGGAAACAAGGAGTGAGGAGGTGCAGCGTGGAGCTCCGGCCAATCACAGGCGGGCATGCGGGCCGGCAGGCCAACCAGAGAAGAGAGCAGATGGAGAAGGAGACGGGCAGGTTGCCAGGctgcgggggcagggggggaggggtttcacGAGCGACACagcgggggtgggcggggtcaggagCCGGTCACCTGCGCTGGTTGTCGTCCAGCACCTCCAGGACCTGCTGGTAGGCGCGGCGGGTGGTGGACTGGATCAGGGACAGCACGCCGCGGGCACTGTACAGGCTCACTCCATCCTCGGGCGcagtgaggggggggcaggcgcgcggggggggcggggtcacgcTGCTCACCAGCAGCACAGGGGGGCCAAgccagcggagagagagagggagggagagagagaaagtgagggggagagacagagaaagagaaagagaagacagGTGTAAGAGGGGAGATAAGGACAGAGAGtccaagggagagagagagagagagagaagggttaTCAGAAGGGTTATACAGAGAAAAAAGACGAGTaaaaacagggagagaaagacacaggGTAGTGTTGTAAGAGGAAATGAGACACAgtgacaaaaaggaaaaagagaaggaggagagagaggggtagaaggagagatgaggggagaggggcagacaGAAAAAGAGGTGTGAGATAAAGAGGGGtggaaagggaggggaaaaaaaggacagagagaaagagagaggagaccgTCCACGCTTCACTAACAGGTTCACAGCAGAGACCGCCATTATGACTGTAGCAGACCAGCAGTCTCACAGCTACACTTACCTCCATCCTCGCACATGCTCAGAACAAAATATCTGCTCCTTACTCTGCAGCCATTTAGAACTGGTCAGATGTGTTCAAACACCCGACCTTCTCATTACCAAGCCTGcttcattgtgacatcacttcctgtttttgccCAGGGACAATAATGGCAGTCGTGATGTCACCTTGCTTGCAGAAAGAAAACGGGGAACAACGCTAGCAATGAGCGATGGGTTCTCTCTGGCTACTTCCTGGTTATTCTGGAAAAAACATTCGCTCTTTCGTTAAAGGAACGAGGACACAGCTGCCGCATAATTACTGTCGCAGTATCACAGAGAGGCAGGGCTGTGGGTATGGAAGGGGAAGCCCTTCCCGGTGGCAGTACAGAGCATGAGGACAGATTCAGGTGCTGTGGAGGAAAACCAGAAACGCACCACGACGGTTGCTAGCAGAGGCCAGACACAACGGGCGACACGACCAAACaaagggcggggcggggcgtgcTAGACACCGGGGGCCTAACCGGAGCGTGGAGCGGATCCGGCTCACCCCCTCCAGGGCTGAGGGACACGGCGCCGCACATGGACGGACTGacagacggggggggcgggcggggggcaGAGGGACAGATGCGTTAGCGAGCCGATTCGGGCGGCGGGGGCACTCACGTGGAGTCGATCCGGGGCAGCTGGCCGTTCTGACGCACCAGGGCGTTCTCGCTGGCGGAACGTTCCCGCCGCGACCGCGTCTGCGAGCGCGCCTGCGGGCAGAGACGGCGGGCGGGTGAGACccggtcgccacggcgaccgaGGGAGCGGGTGGGGTGTGATGTGCAGTGCGCGCGTGGACgttatgtgtacgtgtgtgcgcccgggcataaataaaaatgtttgatgtgtgtttgtgtgcgcgtgcacgtgtgtgtctgggtgcgtgtgtgcatgtacatttgtgtgtttgcgtatgcgtgtgtttgtgtgtacgtgtgtgtgtttatgcgtgggtgcgcgtgcgtatgtgtatgcgtgtatgttggtgtgtgtgttttttgtgtgtatgttgatgtgtgtgtatgtgttgtttttgtgtatattgatgtgcatgtgtgcgcatgcgtgcgtgtgtgtttgtatgcgcgtgtgtgtgcgtgtgcgcatgcatgcgtgcgtgtgtgcgtgtgcgcgcacgtgtgcgtgcagGTCTCACCTCTTCAACAGGCTGCCCAGGGCCTGCAGAGCGCTCCATCTCCATGAAGTCGAGCGGCCGGTCGTTCAGGGTGAGGACCCGGGGCGGGGTCTTCAGCGCCAGGGACTCCAGCGGTGTGGACTGGATCAGGTCCAGGTCCCGGGGCCGGGGGTACTGCGAGGACTCACTGTCCCCTAATGAGCACGGCACACAGAGTCAGCATCAGCAGAGTCAGTGTTAGGGGCGCAAAAGAGAGTCAAGGGTCAAGACTGCAGAGATTCAGAGTTAGagacacagcaaaaaaagagtaaaaactACAGAGAGTCAGTGTTAGagacacagcaaaaaaagagtaaaaactACAGAGAGTCAGAGTTAGagacacagcaaaaaaagagtaaaaactACAGAGAGCCAGTGTTAGAGACAgcaaaaaaagagtaaaaactACAGAGAGTCAGTGTTAgagacacagcaaaaaaaagagtaaaaactACAGAGAGCCAGTGTTAGGGGAGAGTCAGTGTTACGGGCACAAAAGTCAAAACTACACAGAGTCAGTGTGGGGAGAGAGTCACTGTCAGCAGCTCAGAGCAGGACTATGAAATGTAAGAGGAGCAGGCGGGGAGGTCACACCTGCCACCACGATGCGCTCGGGAACGTGCATCGGGACGCTGTACAGGGGGTCCTGGGCCCCGCCCTCCGGGTCCTCGAAGGCGGAGGGCGCCACCTGCAGCTTCTCGGGGATGCGCATGCGCTGGCTGATGCCCTCGGTGTACTCGATCTCGTAGTGGATGCGGTTGATTTCCGCCATCTCTGAGGTGGGAGAAGGGAATGCCGCTCCGTTCATTGGGCtataaaggagagagaggtcaCCCGGGTCACCGGCGCaaaaacagcacccccccccgccccccccacacgccaCATCAGCAGCCGCCAATCACAATCACGTGACCGGTGCGactccaccaatcacaatcaCGTGACCTGTGTGATATCTCTCGAgcaacaaataataatacatcgACAGACACCTTTGATTCAGCACAATTTTCGACATCCTTAATTTATAATCCCATAACCCTTTTAAGTGTAGGTTTTTGTggaatcccccctccccaaaaaaattcttgaactccattgctttcaattaccagtacagactgttacatcagcattagaatgctcagtttaagaacattccaatctgATTTCTATTGTTTCTCCTGTAAACAATACTTTAAGATGCATTTTAtgatatgaaaggtgctatataaataaagtttattattattactattattattattattacaaatgcTTAAATGTATACCCGATACACAACATCTAAGATTGGCTCAAGTGCGTGGGTTAGGTCCATCAGCAGAGTCAGTGTTAGGGGCGCAAAAGAGAGTCAAGGGTCAAGACTGCAGAGATTCAGAGTTAGAGATACAgcaaaaaaagagtaaaaactACAGAGAGTCAGTGTTAAAGACAGCAGTTcgaagacaacaaaaaaaagagacgtCTTGGTAACTTGAAGAAGCCAACTATGTGCAAGGACTACTGCTCTAGCTGCCTGGCTTTCAGAAGAAACAGAAGGAGAGAACAGACTTGCCTGGGGCCATTCTGAgactaaaataaattttaaaaacccatgACCACACAACCAACCAGCCCAAAGAAAAAGTGAAACTATTTCCAGAacacaaacaatacacacaATTCAGAATATAGAACACACACCCCTGCTGATATATTTTGACCTTAAAAGTCGAATGGAATATTTATATGTTGAAACTGagtatactgtaaatatactgtacagtaaaatgtGATTATATATGCTATGATTGCATACATTTTACCACatacagcatgtgtgtgaaacacCACATTGTCTGTGGACGTCGCAATAGATTTCTAAATACATGCTGCTAGTTATGAAACGGCTATACAATCAATTTGTGTAGTTATAGACCTCCTTTATGTCTCGTTATAGttgacattttataaatgtgacGTTTTCTCATACCCTAGCTATGATTTTAGGATCAGTCAACCGTTGTAGCTGTCGGTATGTGAAGCAACAGTAACCCGGCTAGTGTTTTGGTTCCGTTTAACATTCAACGTACTAGCTAACAAATTGTTCAATATAATTTCAGTTGCTATGCATTGCGTTTGCAAACTACGTTATTAACGTCAGTTACACTAAAGATAACAGTTCAGCCTAGCTCATCTCAAATAGGTAGCTAGCTGTATCTAGATGCAATCAAGTAGATGGTGTGTTTATATCACATCGTTGACCTGAACACGTATTTGAGCTAACATTATCTACAAATACCGGGCTACAAAGCAACTAACTACATTAACTAGctaaagtatacattttttcaaatattgtatCTAGCAAGATTGCGGCCTGATCTGCCATATAtaccgtttttttttacttactaTGTATCGATAGCTATATTTTCATTGAAAGCTTCTAGCAGccaagctagctaatgttagcgaAGAAAATAACGTCGTTATAACTACGAAGgcggaaaatattttttcccgaAACACCATTTCAAATTTCACTTACCCTTGCTATATTCgccttttatttgaattttaagtATTAGGAGCTGTCGTAGGGGATTGACAGAAAACCTTCGTCTACATCACAGTCAACACAAGCACCCTTTGGTTTGGAAACAAGACGGACGAAAACCACAGCATCTGCACCACAACAACGTCATGACGTAAACACGAATCATGGAAAGGGCACGTTAAGTGGGAGGAGCAAGGAGGTGAAACCCGGAAGAACTCGACATAGTTGTTCGCCATTGAAACGACTATACGATTCACTGATTAAAACCACCACTGTGGAATCTTGCTACTTTAATGTACAGATATCAGTCAGAATAACCAGGACTGAGTCTCAAGTGGTTCCCTAGAAATAGGCTGACACCCTATTGAGGCATACCCCAGGAATATAATGCAACTTACAGCTGAATTAATTAATagacaaaatattacattcacaCTTTTTATACGTCTATAAAAACATGCTTTATAAATCTGTATGCTACCAATTTATTCATatcaaaatgcaaaatttgTTTCAACCCACATTAATAGTGTTGCACATGTGTTGCCTGGTCTGATTGCTCATAACATTACCTTAAtctgaaatattgtttttcccTGTAGTCAAATGCCAACAGACATCCCGGCACCCTCAGATCAGTTCCcgtagtgtagtggttatcacGTTCGCCTAACACGCGAAAGGTCCTCGGTTCGAAACCGGGCGGGAACAtcacttttcttctttttctacaattaaaaaaacacagttcatCACATGCCAGACATTCCATGTAtttaaacatgcatttgttcatttatatttaaaaaacacacattacaatTCACTGTTACAGACGACCTGGCACAGAACATATCCGAAACTAACAGCAGGTGGAGCCAATGTTCCACCATACAAGTGGACAAACGAAACACTAATGCTTGCATACACTGCCTTGGCCTCCATAACATGAAACTAAAGTATGCTATATGGTACTACCAAGACAGAGATCATGGTGGCATGTACTGGCATGGCGGTGTAGTGGTCAGCACTGTTGCCTTGAGAGAACGAGGTTCTGGGTCTTGAGTCCTGGTCTGggtcctctctgtgtggagtttgcatgttctctccgtgTTCATGTGTCCTCCCCTACACCAAAAAACGTGTAATTCAGGTTAGGCATACCCCTGCTGTTGCCCTTGACCGAGACACTGGTCTCAAAACACAGTCCCACTGTGGCCAAGTAGCTGGGATGGTTCAAATGCAAAGGACAAATTAGCTCATGGGGTCAGTGAAGTATAACTTAGCTACAACA harbors:
- the LOC135258248 gene encoding mitochondrial fission factor-like isoform X1 — translated: MNTERTCKLHTERTQTRTQDPEPRSLKATVLTTTPPCQKRRKVMFPPGFEPRTFRVLGERDNHYTTGTDLRVPGCLLAFDYREKQYFRLSPMNGAAFPSPTSEMAEINRIHYEIEYTEGISQRMRIPEKLQVAPSAFEDPEGGAQDPLYSVPMHVPERIVVAGDSESSQYPRPRDLDLIQSTPLESLALKTPPRVLTLNDRPLDFMEMERSAGPGQPVEEARSQTRSRRERSASENALVRQNGQLPRIDSTVTPPPPRACPPLTAPEDGVSLYSARGVLSLIQSTTRRAYQQVLEVLDDNQRSSPSLRGGSVSTSNPLHDSRLGLSTLEAAMEGTPEEMAVVDAATLRRQIIKLNRRLQLLEEENKERTKREMIMYSITVAFWLVNSWIWFRR
- the LOC135258248 gene encoding mitochondrial fission factor-like isoform X3 — translated: MFPPGFEPRTFRVLGERDNHYTTGTDLRVPGCLLAFDYREKQYFRLSPMNGAAFPSPTSEMAEINRIHYEIEYTEGISQRMRIPEKLQVAPSAFEDPEGGAQDPLYSVPMHVPERIVVAGDSESSQYPRPRDLDLIQSTPLESLALKTPPRVLTLNDRPLDFMEMERSAGPGQPVEEARSQTRSRRERSASENALVRQNGQLPRIDSTVTPPPPRACPPLTAPEDGVSLYSARGVLSLIQSTTRRAYQQVLEVLDDNQRSSPSLRGGSVSTSNPLHDSRLGLSTLEAAMEGTPEEMAVVDAATLRRQIIKLNRRLQLLEEENKERTKREMIMYSITVAFWLVNSWIWFRR
- the LOC135258248 gene encoding mitochondrial fission factor-like isoform X6, giving the protein MNGAAFPSPTSEMAEINRIHYEIEYTEGISQRMRIPEKLQVAPSAFEDPEGGAQDPLYSVPMHVPERIVVAGDSESSQYPRPRDLDLIQSTPLESLALKTPPRVLTLNDRPLDFMEMERSAGPGQPVEEARSQTRSRRERSASENALVRQNGQLPRIDSTVTPPPPRACPPLTAPEDGVSLYSARGVLSLIQSTTRRAYQQVLEVLDDNQRSSPSLRGGSVSTSNPLHDSRLGLSTLEAAMEGTPEEMAVVDAATLRRQIIKLNRRLQLLEEENKERTKREMIMYSITVAFWLVNSWIWFRR
- the LOC135258248 gene encoding mitochondrial fission factor homolog A-like isoform X2, whose amino-acid sequence is MNTERTCKLHTERTQTRTQDPEPRSLKATVLTTTPPCQKRRKVMFPPGFEPRTFRVLGERDNHYTTGTDLRVPGCLLAFDYREKQYFRLSPMNGAAFPSPTSEMAEINRIHYEIEYTEGISQRMRIPEKLQVAPSAFEDPEGGAQDPLYSVPMHVPERIVVAGDSESSQYPRPRDLDLIQSTPLESLALKTPPRVLTLNDRPLDFMEMERSAGPGQPVEEARSQTRSRRERSASENALVRQNGQLPRIDSTVTPPPPRACPPLTAPEDGVSLYSARGVLSLIQSTTRRAYQQVLEVLDDNQRRLGLSTLEAAMEGTPEEMAVVDAATLRRQIIKLNRRLQLLEEENKERTKREMIMYSITVAFWLVNSWIWFRR
- the LOC135258248 gene encoding mitochondrial fission factor homolog B-like isoform X5, whose amino-acid sequence is MNTERTCKLHTERTQTRTQDPEPRSLKATVLTTTPPCQKRRKVMFPPGFEPRTFRVLGERDNHYTTGTDLRVPGCLLAFDYREKQYFRLSPMNGAAFPSPTSEMAEINRIHYEIEYTEGISQRMRIPEKLQVAPSAFEDPEGGAQDPLYSVPMHVPERIVVAGDSESSQYPRPRDLDLIQSTPLESLALKTPPRVLTLNDRPLDFMEMERSAGPGQPVEEARSQTRSRRERSASENALVRQNGQLPRIDSTLGLSTLEAAMEGTPEEMAVVDAATLRRQIIKLNRRLQLLEEENKERTKREMIMYSITVAFWLVNSWIWFRR
- the LOC135258248 gene encoding mitochondrial fission factor homolog B-like isoform X4 — protein: MNTERTCKLHTERTQTRTQDPEPRSLKATVLTTTPPCQKRRKVMFPPGFEPRTFRVLGERDNHYTTGTDLRVPGCLLAFDYREKQYFRLSPMNGAAFPSPTSEMAEINRIHYEIEYTEGISQRMRIPEKLQVAPSAFEDPEGGAQDPLYSVPMHVPERIVVAGDSESSQYPRPRDLDLIQSTPLESLALKTPPRVLTLNDRPLDFMEMERSAGPGQPVEEARSQTRSRRERSASENALVRQNGQLPRIDSTSPSLRGGSVSTSNPLHDSRLGLSTLEAAMEGTPEEMAVVDAATLRRQIIKLNRRLQLLEEENKERTKREMIMYSITVAFWLVNSWIWFRR